The following coding sequences lie in one Arachis stenosperma cultivar V10309 chromosome 5, arast.V10309.gnm1.PFL2, whole genome shotgun sequence genomic window:
- the LOC130981762 gene encoding transcription initiation factor TFIID subunit 1 isoform X2, producing the protein MDYDSDNPSQDGRDEDDEEEYEESGKDSGFLALMFGNFDNSGGLDADYFDEDAKEHIHALAGKLDSSLTDIDLSGKSPQTPPDVVEQDSIEKAEDAVDYEDIDEEYDGPETEAANEEDYLLPKKEFFAAEASLEALGSRTSVFDDENYDEESDKEQDGVDDSKAVSLAGEQEKSVVDASKEDKDSALERDVQVGLQQTEELAIKEGPEVLKRSTPLPVLYVEDGMEILRFSEIFGIHEPLRKGERREHRHSVTHDRYKSLDLSDDIVEEDEEAFLKGFSSLSLTKQACVVHNDASESNDVDLEFPKFGFLHGDASTPAKDDRQQKDSCLSAEPMKGDFTNELPWKDTYVLSANFYPLDQQDWEDEIIWGNSPVVSDTNFESCEISGPELGASGGSEIEIESGIQNIQLEPQKIMEEKKSNVFMCSSPLSLEPIGSRDSSDAKTDLLSKNLFHPQLLRLESRSEMDDTGYADGRAEYTSEKHNELGHVKRFTKVMSQNRDLAEGSWLDNIIWEFNKPSVKPKLIFDLEDDQMHFEVLDNKNSSHLHLHAGAMILTRSLKSSSGDSELPVQGGQYGWRYVANDKHYSNRKTSQQLKSNSKKRSAHGVKIFHSQPALKLQTMKLKLSNKDIANFHRPKALWYPHDSEVVVREQRKLSTQGPMKIIMKSLGGKGTKLHVDAEETLASVKAKAAKKLGCQFCFSFLWHLSLSLSKTYNFKGSENVKTFYLGRELEDQKSLAAQNVQPNSLLHLVRTKIHLWSRAQRVPGENKSLRPPGAFKKKSDLSVKDGHVFLMEYCEERPLLLGNAGMGARLCTYYQKCSPDDQSGSLLRNTDNSLGHIISLDPADKSPFLGDLKPGCSQSSLETNMYRAPIFPHKVPLTDYLLVRSPKGKLSLRRIDKINVVGQQEPLMEVLSPGSKNLQTYMMNRLLVHMCREFQAAEKRLLLPCVRIDELLSQFPYLSEASFRKRIKEYATLQRGTNGQSILVKKRNFRMWSEEELRKMVTPELVCAYESMQAGLYRLKHLGITETHPTNISSAMSRLPDEAIALAAASHIERELQITPWNLSSNFVACTSQGKENIERMEITGVGDPSGRGLGFSYARAPPKAPVSSAVVKKKAAAGRGGSTVTGTDADLRRLSMEAAREVLLKFNVAEEVIAKQTRWHRIAMIRKLSSEQAASGVKVDPTTISKYARGQRMSFLQLQQQTREKCQEIWDRQLQSLSAVNGDENESDSEENSDLDSFAGDLENLLDAEEFEEGEEGTNDLKRDKGDGVKGLKMRRHPTSAQAKEEKEDEEAEAAELCRLLMDDDEADRKKKKKARVVEEARLVPKPPPKFIIYDSTEQNKQVTNTSQLDGTIHLKDDAITDLREEETFPAKKAKSVKVTKAKKNEIAPISLPNKKLKLNIGEGAIKVFKEKKPSRETFVCGACGQLGHMRTNKNCPKYGEDLEAQIESTDIEKPSGKSIILDPSNQSQQKSLTKKLVPKTAPKTPSVDNSTKLKFICISTEKSSDKPALENLQSSEKPVTSDSETARSAKVNRIIFPKKVKPDDTQAESVRRPIVIRPPTDSARGQVDSPKVPIKFRPPTDIERERHHQKLVIKPAKEIVDVDLDSPYGNKRLEHRKTKRIVELANFEKQRKPEPMYRQAKEERRWWEEQEKRRNEARLKEERARRHHKEEVRMLREQEKLDEIKRFEEDIRREREEEERQKAKKKKKKKKPEFTDDYLDDPRARRYDKRMLDRDKSTKRRSIELGKRGADLMPPTKRRRGGGGEVGLANILESIVDAMKDRYELSYLFMKPVSKKEAPDYLDIIERPMDLARIRERVRNMEYKSREDFRHDVWQITYNAHKYNDGRNPGIPPLADMLLEYCDYLLNENDEHLTEAEAGIENRDF; encoded by the exons ACTCTATTGAAAAGGCTGAAGATGCAGTTGATTATGAAGATATTGATGAGGAGTACGATGGCCCAGAGACTGAAGCTGCAAATGAAGAGGACTATTTACTCCCAAAAAAGGAATTTTTCGCTGCTGAAGCCTCCCTGGAAGCTCTAGGGTCTAGAACTTCTGTCTTTGATGATGAAAATTATGATGAAGAATCTGACAAGGAACAAGATGGAGTTGATGATTCTAAAGCTGTCTCATTGGCTG GGGAGCAGGAAAAGAGTGTTGTAGATGCATCTAAAGAAGACAAAGACAGTGCGCTTGAACGTGATGTACAAGTTGGGTTGCAGCAGACTGAAGAATTGGCCATCAAG GAAGGGCCTGAAGTTCTGAAAAGGTCTACGCCGTTGCCAGTTTTGTATGTGGAAGATGGGATGGAAATTTTACGCTTCTCTGAAATCTTTGGTATTCATGAACCTCTGAGGAAAGGAGAAAGGAGAGAGCATCGGCATTCTGTTACACACG ATAGATACAAATCATTGGATTTATCTGATGATATTGtagaagaggatgaagaggcaTTTCTCAAGGGATTCTCTAGTCTTTCACTGACCAAACAGGCTTGTGTAGTCCATAATGATGCATCAGAAAGTAAtgatgttgatttggaatttCCAAAATTTGGATTTCTTCATGGGGATGCCTCAACACCTGCGAAAGATGATCGACAACAAAAGGACTCTTGTCTTAGTGCTGAACCAATGAAAGGCGATTTCACGAATGAGCTTCCATGGAAAGATACTTATGTCTTGTCAGCCAACTTTTATCCTCTTGATCAGCAAGATTGGGAAGATGAAATCATTTGGGGCAATTCTCCTGTTGTAAGTGACACTAATTTTGAGAGCTGTGAAATTTCGGGACCAGAGTTGGGAGCCTCTGGTGGTAGTGAAATAGAAATTGAAAGTGGGATACAGAATATACAGTTGGAGCCCCAGAAAATAATGGAGGAGAAAAAAAGTAATGTTTTCATGTGCAGCTCTCCTTTATCATTGGAACCAATTGGCTCAAGGGACTCTTCTGATGCTAAAACTGATTTATTATCTAAAAATCTATTTCATCCCCAGCTTTTGAGGTTAGAATCCAGATCAGAGATGGATGACACTGGTTATGCAGATGGAAGAGCGGAGTACACATCTGAAAAGCATAATGAGCTTGGCCATGTAAAGCGTTTTACCAAGGTGATGTCTCAAAATAGAGACCTGGCTGAGGGGTCTTGGTTAGACAATATTATATGGGAGTTCAATAAACCTTCTGTTAAACCAAAGCTTATCTTTGATCTTGAAGATGACCAAATGCACTTCGAAGTTTTGGATAACAAGAATAGTAGCCATCTTCACCTTCATGCTGGGGCTATGATTTTGACTCGTTCCCTAAAATCAAGCAGTGGGGATTCTGAGCTACCAGTACAGGGAGGTCAATATGGATGGCGATATGTTGCTAATGATAAACATTATTCAAACAGGAAAACTTCTCAGCAACTGAAGTCAAATTCTAAGAAACGCTCAGCGCATGGTGTCAAAATTTTCCACTCCCAACCTGCACTGAAGCTGCAGACAATGAAGTTGAAGTTGAGCAA TAAAGATATTGCAAATTTTCACCGTCCTAAAGCATTATGGTATCCCCATGATAGTGAGGTTGTTGTCAGAGAACAGAGAAAACTGTCAACACAGGGACCCATGAAAATTATTATGAAGAGCTTGGGTGGCAAGGGGACAAAACTACATGTTGATGCTGAAGAAACTCTAGCTTCTGTTAAAGCAAAAGCTGCTAAAAAGCTAGGTTGtcaattttgtttttctttcctctggcatctctctctctctctctctaaaacatATA ATTTCAAGGGATCAGAAAACGTGAAAACATTTTATTTGGGGAGGGAGCTTGAGGATCAGAAATCACTTGCTGCACAGAACGTTCAACCAAATTCATTGTTACACCTTGTACGGACAAAGATTCACTTGTGGTCAAGGGCACAAAGGGTTCCTGGTGAGAATAAGTCACTGCGTCCTCCAGGGGCATTCAAGAAAAAGTCTGATCTGTCCGTGAAAGATGGCCATGTTTTTCTGATGGA GTATTGTGAGGAAAGGCCTTTACTTTTGGGCAATGCTGGAATGGGTGCAAGGCTTTGTACGTACTATCAAAAGTGTTCTCCAGATGATCAATCTGGCTCTTTATTACGCAACACTGATAATAGCTTGGGGCACATTATATCTCTCGATCCAGCTGATAAATCTCCGTTCCTTGGGGACTTGAAACCTGGCTGCAGTCAGTCCTCACTGGAGACAAATATGTATAGAGCACCTATATTTCCTCATAAAGTTCCATTAACTGACTACCTGCTGGTACGCTCACCAAAGGGAAAGCTATCACTAAGGCGCATTGATAAAATTAATGTTGTTGGACAGCAG GAGCCTCTGATGGAGGTGTTATCACCTGGAAGTAAGAATCTTCAGACTTACATGATGAACAGGCTATTAGTACACATGTGCCGTGAATTCCAAGCGGCAGAGAAGCGGCTCTTGCTCCCATGTGTCCGTATTGATGAGCTTCTGTCACAATTTCCTTACCTATCAGAAGCCTCTTTCCGTAAAAGGATTAAGGAATATGCCACTTTACAG AGGGGAACAAATGGACAGTCAATTTTGGTTAAAAAGCGAAATTTTCGCATGTGGTCTGAGGAAGAATTAAGAAAAATGGTGACCCCAGAACTT GTTTGTGCTTATGAAAGCATGCAAGCTGGCCTCTACCGTCTAAAACATTTAGGCATAACCGAAACACACCCTACTAATATTTCGTCTGCAATGAGTCGGCTTCCCGATGAAGCGATTGCACTGGCTGCTGCATCACATATTGAAAGGGAACTGCAGATTACTCCTTGGAACTTGAGTAGCAACTTTGTTGCCTGTACAAGCCAG GGTAAGGAAAATATTGAACGAATGGAAATCACTGGTGTCGGGGATCCATCTGGCCGTGGCTTGGGATTTAGCTATGCTCGGGCACCTCCAAAGGCACCAGTGTCTAGTGCAGTGGTGAAGAAGAAAGCTGCTGCTGGCCGGGGTGGTTCCACTGTTACTGGTACAGATGCTGATCTCCGTAGATTAAGCATGGAGGCTGCACGGGAG GTGCTGCTTAAATTCAATGTTGCTGAGGAAGTCATTGCAAAACAAACAAGATGGCATCGCATTGCTATGATACGCAAACTTTCAAGTGAGCAGGCTGCATCTGGGGTTAAGGTCGATCCAACTACTATCAGCAAATATGCTCGTGGCCAGCGAATGTCTTTTCTTCAGTTACAGCAACAGACCAGAGAGAAGTGCCAAGAGATCTGGGATCGACAACTTCAGAGTCTTTCAGCTGTAAATGGTGATGAAAATGAGAGTGATTCAGAAGAGAACAGTGATCTAGATTCTTTTGCTGGTGATCTTGAAAATTTACTTGATGCTGAGGAGTTTGAAGAGGGAGAAGAGGGTACCAATGACTTGAAACGTGATAAGGGAGATGGTGTTAAGGGTCTCAAAATGAGAAGACACCCAACCTCAGCCCAAGCTAAGGAggaaaaagaagatgaagaggcTGAGGCTGCCGAATTATGCAGGTTGCTCATGGATG ATGATGAAGCTGacaggaagaaaaagaagaaagctaGAGTTGTGGAAGAAGCTAGACTGGTACCAAAGCCGCCACCAAAATTCATCATCTATGACAGTACTGAACAAAATAAGCAAGTAACAAATACTTCACAACTAGATGGAACCATTCATTTGAAAGATGATGCAATTACAGATCTCAGGGAG GAGGAAACTTTTCCTGCTAAAAAAGCGAAGTCAGTGAAGGTCACAAAAGCAAAGAAGAATGAAATTGCACCTATTAGTCTACCTAATAAAAAACTCAAACTAAATATAGGAGAAGGAGCAATCAAG GTATTTAAGGAGAAAAAACCATCCAGGGAAACTTTTGTTTGTGGAGCATGTGGCCAG CTTGGGCACATGAGGACCAACAAGAACTGTCCAAAATATGGTGAAGATCTAGAAGCACAGATTGAATCTACAGACATTGAAAAACCATCTGGAAAGTCTATCATTTTGGATCCCTCTAATCAGTCCCAGCAGAAAAGCCTCACGAAAAAGTTGGTGCCTAAAACTGCACCCAAAACCCCTTCAGTTGACAATTCCACAAAATTGAAGTTCATATGCATCTCCACTGAGAAGTCTTCTGATAAACCTGCTTTAGAAAACCTGCAGAGTTCTGAGAAGCCAGTCACGTCTGATTCTGAAACTGCTAGGTCTGCTAAGGTTAATAGAataatttttcctaaaaaagtAAAGCCAGATGATACACAGGCTGAATCTGTAAGACGTCCTATCGTTATTCGGCCTCCTACTGATTCTGCTAGAGGTCAGGTTGATTCTCCCAAGGTCCCAATTAAATTTCGGCCACCTACAGATATAGAGAGGGAGAGACATCATCAAAAGCTTGTTATTAAACCTGCAAAGGAGATTGTTGATGTGGACCTTGACAGTCCTTATGGAAACAAACGACTAGAACACAGAAAAACCAAGAGAATTGTTGAACTGGCCAATTTTGAGAAACAAAGAAAGCCAGAGCCCATGTATCGGCAAGCTAAAGAGGAGAGGAGATGGTGGGAAGAGCAAGAGAAACGAAGAAACGAAGCGAGACTCAAAGAAGAAAGGGCTAGAAGACACCACAAAGAAGAAGTTAGGATGCTCAGAGAGCAAGAGAAGTTAGACGAGATAAAAAGATTCGAAGAAGATATTAGAAGAGAGAGGGAGGAGGAGGAACGGCAAAAGgcgaagaagaaaaagaagaagaaaaagcccgAATTTACAGACGACTATTTAGATGACCCCAGAGCTAGAAGATATGATAAGAGGATGCTAGACAGAGACAAGAGCACGAAGAGGAGATCCATCGAGTTAGGAAAACGTGGCGCAGACTTGATGCCGCCAACAAAACGGCGAAGAGGGGGAGGGGGAGAG GTTGGTTTAGCAAACATATTGGAGAGCATTGTGGATGCCATGAAAGATAGGTATGAGCTGTCATATCTTTTTATGAAACCGGTTTCCAAGAAAGAGGCTCCTGATTACCTGGACATTATAGAGAGGCCTATGGATCTTGCTCGAATCCGGGAGAGGGTTCGGAATATGGAGTACAAGAGCAGAGAGGATTTCAGACACGATGTTTGGCAAATAACTTATAATGCTCATAAGTATAACGATGGGCGAAATCCTGGGATTCCACCCCTTGCAGATATGCTTCTGGAATATTGTGATTATttattgaatgagaatgatgaaCACCTCACTGAAGCGGAAGCTGGTATTGAGAATAGAGATTTCTAA
- the LOC130981762 gene encoding transcription initiation factor TFIID subunit 1 isoform X1, which produces MDYDSDNPSQDGRDEDDEEEYEESGKDSGFLALMFGNFDNSGGLDADYFDEDAKEHIHALAGKLDSSLTDIDLSGKSPQTPPDVVEQDSIEKAEDAVDYEDIDEEYDGPETEAANEEDYLLPKKEFFAAEASLEALGSRTSVFDDENYDEESDKEQDGVDDSKAVSLAGEQEKSVVDASKEDKDSALERDVQVGLQQTEELAIKVKTLEEGPEVLKRSTPLPVLYVEDGMEILRFSEIFGIHEPLRKGERREHRHSVTHDRYKSLDLSDDIVEEDEEAFLKGFSSLSLTKQACVVHNDASESNDVDLEFPKFGFLHGDASTPAKDDRQQKDSCLSAEPMKGDFTNELPWKDTYVLSANFYPLDQQDWEDEIIWGNSPVVSDTNFESCEISGPELGASGGSEIEIESGIQNIQLEPQKIMEEKKSNVFMCSSPLSLEPIGSRDSSDAKTDLLSKNLFHPQLLRLESRSEMDDTGYADGRAEYTSEKHNELGHVKRFTKVMSQNRDLAEGSWLDNIIWEFNKPSVKPKLIFDLEDDQMHFEVLDNKNSSHLHLHAGAMILTRSLKSSSGDSELPVQGGQYGWRYVANDKHYSNRKTSQQLKSNSKKRSAHGVKIFHSQPALKLQTMKLKLSNKDIANFHRPKALWYPHDSEVVVREQRKLSTQGPMKIIMKSLGGKGTKLHVDAEETLASVKAKAAKKLGCQFCFSFLWHLSLSLSKTYNFKGSENVKTFYLGRELEDQKSLAAQNVQPNSLLHLVRTKIHLWSRAQRVPGENKSLRPPGAFKKKSDLSVKDGHVFLMEYCEERPLLLGNAGMGARLCTYYQKCSPDDQSGSLLRNTDNSLGHIISLDPADKSPFLGDLKPGCSQSSLETNMYRAPIFPHKVPLTDYLLVRSPKGKLSLRRIDKINVVGQQEPLMEVLSPGSKNLQTYMMNRLLVHMCREFQAAEKRLLLPCVRIDELLSQFPYLSEASFRKRIKEYATLQRGTNGQSILVKKRNFRMWSEEELRKMVTPELVCAYESMQAGLYRLKHLGITETHPTNISSAMSRLPDEAIALAAASHIERELQITPWNLSSNFVACTSQGKENIERMEITGVGDPSGRGLGFSYARAPPKAPVSSAVVKKKAAAGRGGSTVTGTDADLRRLSMEAAREVLLKFNVAEEVIAKQTRWHRIAMIRKLSSEQAASGVKVDPTTISKYARGQRMSFLQLQQQTREKCQEIWDRQLQSLSAVNGDENESDSEENSDLDSFAGDLENLLDAEEFEEGEEGTNDLKRDKGDGVKGLKMRRHPTSAQAKEEKEDEEAEAAELCRLLMDDDEADRKKKKKARVVEEARLVPKPPPKFIIYDSTEQNKQVTNTSQLDGTIHLKDDAITDLREEETFPAKKAKSVKVTKAKKNEIAPISLPNKKLKLNIGEGAIKVFKEKKPSRETFVCGACGQLGHMRTNKNCPKYGEDLEAQIESTDIEKPSGKSIILDPSNQSQQKSLTKKLVPKTAPKTPSVDNSTKLKFICISTEKSSDKPALENLQSSEKPVTSDSETARSAKVNRIIFPKKVKPDDTQAESVRRPIVIRPPTDSARGQVDSPKVPIKFRPPTDIERERHHQKLVIKPAKEIVDVDLDSPYGNKRLEHRKTKRIVELANFEKQRKPEPMYRQAKEERRWWEEQEKRRNEARLKEERARRHHKEEVRMLREQEKLDEIKRFEEDIRREREEEERQKAKKKKKKKKPEFTDDYLDDPRARRYDKRMLDRDKSTKRRSIELGKRGADLMPPTKRRRGGGGEVGLANILESIVDAMKDRYELSYLFMKPVSKKEAPDYLDIIERPMDLARIRERVRNMEYKSREDFRHDVWQITYNAHKYNDGRNPGIPPLADMLLEYCDYLLNENDEHLTEAEAGIENRDF; this is translated from the exons ACTCTATTGAAAAGGCTGAAGATGCAGTTGATTATGAAGATATTGATGAGGAGTACGATGGCCCAGAGACTGAAGCTGCAAATGAAGAGGACTATTTACTCCCAAAAAAGGAATTTTTCGCTGCTGAAGCCTCCCTGGAAGCTCTAGGGTCTAGAACTTCTGTCTTTGATGATGAAAATTATGATGAAGAATCTGACAAGGAACAAGATGGAGTTGATGATTCTAAAGCTGTCTCATTGGCTG GGGAGCAGGAAAAGAGTGTTGTAGATGCATCTAAAGAAGACAAAGACAGTGCGCTTGAACGTGATGTACAAGTTGGGTTGCAGCAGACTGAAGAATTGGCCATCAAGGTAAAGACACTTGAG GAAGGGCCTGAAGTTCTGAAAAGGTCTACGCCGTTGCCAGTTTTGTATGTGGAAGATGGGATGGAAATTTTACGCTTCTCTGAAATCTTTGGTATTCATGAACCTCTGAGGAAAGGAGAAAGGAGAGAGCATCGGCATTCTGTTACACACG ATAGATACAAATCATTGGATTTATCTGATGATATTGtagaagaggatgaagaggcaTTTCTCAAGGGATTCTCTAGTCTTTCACTGACCAAACAGGCTTGTGTAGTCCATAATGATGCATCAGAAAGTAAtgatgttgatttggaatttCCAAAATTTGGATTTCTTCATGGGGATGCCTCAACACCTGCGAAAGATGATCGACAACAAAAGGACTCTTGTCTTAGTGCTGAACCAATGAAAGGCGATTTCACGAATGAGCTTCCATGGAAAGATACTTATGTCTTGTCAGCCAACTTTTATCCTCTTGATCAGCAAGATTGGGAAGATGAAATCATTTGGGGCAATTCTCCTGTTGTAAGTGACACTAATTTTGAGAGCTGTGAAATTTCGGGACCAGAGTTGGGAGCCTCTGGTGGTAGTGAAATAGAAATTGAAAGTGGGATACAGAATATACAGTTGGAGCCCCAGAAAATAATGGAGGAGAAAAAAAGTAATGTTTTCATGTGCAGCTCTCCTTTATCATTGGAACCAATTGGCTCAAGGGACTCTTCTGATGCTAAAACTGATTTATTATCTAAAAATCTATTTCATCCCCAGCTTTTGAGGTTAGAATCCAGATCAGAGATGGATGACACTGGTTATGCAGATGGAAGAGCGGAGTACACATCTGAAAAGCATAATGAGCTTGGCCATGTAAAGCGTTTTACCAAGGTGATGTCTCAAAATAGAGACCTGGCTGAGGGGTCTTGGTTAGACAATATTATATGGGAGTTCAATAAACCTTCTGTTAAACCAAAGCTTATCTTTGATCTTGAAGATGACCAAATGCACTTCGAAGTTTTGGATAACAAGAATAGTAGCCATCTTCACCTTCATGCTGGGGCTATGATTTTGACTCGTTCCCTAAAATCAAGCAGTGGGGATTCTGAGCTACCAGTACAGGGAGGTCAATATGGATGGCGATATGTTGCTAATGATAAACATTATTCAAACAGGAAAACTTCTCAGCAACTGAAGTCAAATTCTAAGAAACGCTCAGCGCATGGTGTCAAAATTTTCCACTCCCAACCTGCACTGAAGCTGCAGACAATGAAGTTGAAGTTGAGCAA TAAAGATATTGCAAATTTTCACCGTCCTAAAGCATTATGGTATCCCCATGATAGTGAGGTTGTTGTCAGAGAACAGAGAAAACTGTCAACACAGGGACCCATGAAAATTATTATGAAGAGCTTGGGTGGCAAGGGGACAAAACTACATGTTGATGCTGAAGAAACTCTAGCTTCTGTTAAAGCAAAAGCTGCTAAAAAGCTAGGTTGtcaattttgtttttctttcctctggcatctctctctctctctctctaaaacatATA ATTTCAAGGGATCAGAAAACGTGAAAACATTTTATTTGGGGAGGGAGCTTGAGGATCAGAAATCACTTGCTGCACAGAACGTTCAACCAAATTCATTGTTACACCTTGTACGGACAAAGATTCACTTGTGGTCAAGGGCACAAAGGGTTCCTGGTGAGAATAAGTCACTGCGTCCTCCAGGGGCATTCAAGAAAAAGTCTGATCTGTCCGTGAAAGATGGCCATGTTTTTCTGATGGA GTATTGTGAGGAAAGGCCTTTACTTTTGGGCAATGCTGGAATGGGTGCAAGGCTTTGTACGTACTATCAAAAGTGTTCTCCAGATGATCAATCTGGCTCTTTATTACGCAACACTGATAATAGCTTGGGGCACATTATATCTCTCGATCCAGCTGATAAATCTCCGTTCCTTGGGGACTTGAAACCTGGCTGCAGTCAGTCCTCACTGGAGACAAATATGTATAGAGCACCTATATTTCCTCATAAAGTTCCATTAACTGACTACCTGCTGGTACGCTCACCAAAGGGAAAGCTATCACTAAGGCGCATTGATAAAATTAATGTTGTTGGACAGCAG GAGCCTCTGATGGAGGTGTTATCACCTGGAAGTAAGAATCTTCAGACTTACATGATGAACAGGCTATTAGTACACATGTGCCGTGAATTCCAAGCGGCAGAGAAGCGGCTCTTGCTCCCATGTGTCCGTATTGATGAGCTTCTGTCACAATTTCCTTACCTATCAGAAGCCTCTTTCCGTAAAAGGATTAAGGAATATGCCACTTTACAG AGGGGAACAAATGGACAGTCAATTTTGGTTAAAAAGCGAAATTTTCGCATGTGGTCTGAGGAAGAATTAAGAAAAATGGTGACCCCAGAACTT GTTTGTGCTTATGAAAGCATGCAAGCTGGCCTCTACCGTCTAAAACATTTAGGCATAACCGAAACACACCCTACTAATATTTCGTCTGCAATGAGTCGGCTTCCCGATGAAGCGATTGCACTGGCTGCTGCATCACATATTGAAAGGGAACTGCAGATTACTCCTTGGAACTTGAGTAGCAACTTTGTTGCCTGTACAAGCCAG GGTAAGGAAAATATTGAACGAATGGAAATCACTGGTGTCGGGGATCCATCTGGCCGTGGCTTGGGATTTAGCTATGCTCGGGCACCTCCAAAGGCACCAGTGTCTAGTGCAGTGGTGAAGAAGAAAGCTGCTGCTGGCCGGGGTGGTTCCACTGTTACTGGTACAGATGCTGATCTCCGTAGATTAAGCATGGAGGCTGCACGGGAG GTGCTGCTTAAATTCAATGTTGCTGAGGAAGTCATTGCAAAACAAACAAGATGGCATCGCATTGCTATGATACGCAAACTTTCAAGTGAGCAGGCTGCATCTGGGGTTAAGGTCGATCCAACTACTATCAGCAAATATGCTCGTGGCCAGCGAATGTCTTTTCTTCAGTTACAGCAACAGACCAGAGAGAAGTGCCAAGAGATCTGGGATCGACAACTTCAGAGTCTTTCAGCTGTAAATGGTGATGAAAATGAGAGTGATTCAGAAGAGAACAGTGATCTAGATTCTTTTGCTGGTGATCTTGAAAATTTACTTGATGCTGAGGAGTTTGAAGAGGGAGAAGAGGGTACCAATGACTTGAAACGTGATAAGGGAGATGGTGTTAAGGGTCTCAAAATGAGAAGACACCCAACCTCAGCCCAAGCTAAGGAggaaaaagaagatgaagaggcTGAGGCTGCCGAATTATGCAGGTTGCTCATGGATG ATGATGAAGCTGacaggaagaaaaagaagaaagctaGAGTTGTGGAAGAAGCTAGACTGGTACCAAAGCCGCCACCAAAATTCATCATCTATGACAGTACTGAACAAAATAAGCAAGTAACAAATACTTCACAACTAGATGGAACCATTCATTTGAAAGATGATGCAATTACAGATCTCAGGGAG GAGGAAACTTTTCCTGCTAAAAAAGCGAAGTCAGTGAAGGTCACAAAAGCAAAGAAGAATGAAATTGCACCTATTAGTCTACCTAATAAAAAACTCAAACTAAATATAGGAGAAGGAGCAATCAAG GTATTTAAGGAGAAAAAACCATCCAGGGAAACTTTTGTTTGTGGAGCATGTGGCCAG CTTGGGCACATGAGGACCAACAAGAACTGTCCAAAATATGGTGAAGATCTAGAAGCACAGATTGAATCTACAGACATTGAAAAACCATCTGGAAAGTCTATCATTTTGGATCCCTCTAATCAGTCCCAGCAGAAAAGCCTCACGAAAAAGTTGGTGCCTAAAACTGCACCCAAAACCCCTTCAGTTGACAATTCCACAAAATTGAAGTTCATATGCATCTCCACTGAGAAGTCTTCTGATAAACCTGCTTTAGAAAACCTGCAGAGTTCTGAGAAGCCAGTCACGTCTGATTCTGAAACTGCTAGGTCTGCTAAGGTTAATAGAataatttttcctaaaaaagtAAAGCCAGATGATACACAGGCTGAATCTGTAAGACGTCCTATCGTTATTCGGCCTCCTACTGATTCTGCTAGAGGTCAGGTTGATTCTCCCAAGGTCCCAATTAAATTTCGGCCACCTACAGATATAGAGAGGGAGAGACATCATCAAAAGCTTGTTATTAAACCTGCAAAGGAGATTGTTGATGTGGACCTTGACAGTCCTTATGGAAACAAACGACTAGAACACAGAAAAACCAAGAGAATTGTTGAACTGGCCAATTTTGAGAAACAAAGAAAGCCAGAGCCCATGTATCGGCAAGCTAAAGAGGAGAGGAGATGGTGGGAAGAGCAAGAGAAACGAAGAAACGAAGCGAGACTCAAAGAAGAAAGGGCTAGAAGACACCACAAAGAAGAAGTTAGGATGCTCAGAGAGCAAGAGAAGTTAGACGAGATAAAAAGATTCGAAGAAGATATTAGAAGAGAGAGGGAGGAGGAGGAACGGCAAAAGgcgaagaagaaaaagaagaagaaaaagcccgAATTTACAGACGACTATTTAGATGACCCCAGAGCTAGAAGATATGATAAGAGGATGCTAGACAGAGACAAGAGCACGAAGAGGAGATCCATCGAGTTAGGAAAACGTGGCGCAGACTTGATGCCGCCAACAAAACGGCGAAGAGGGGGAGGGGGAGAG GTTGGTTTAGCAAACATATTGGAGAGCATTGTGGATGCCATGAAAGATAGGTATGAGCTGTCATATCTTTTTATGAAACCGGTTTCCAAGAAAGAGGCTCCTGATTACCTGGACATTATAGAGAGGCCTATGGATCTTGCTCGAATCCGGGAGAGGGTTCGGAATATGGAGTACAAGAGCAGAGAGGATTTCAGACACGATGTTTGGCAAATAACTTATAATGCTCATAAGTATAACGATGGGCGAAATCCTGGGATTCCACCCCTTGCAGATATGCTTCTGGAATATTGTGATTATttattgaatgagaatgatgaaCACCTCACTGAAGCGGAAGCTGGTATTGAGAATAGAGATTTCTAA